In a single window of the Paenibacillus sp. MMS20-IR301 genome:
- a CDS encoding MDR family MFS transporter, which produces MHTKESNLKLVVAGLLLGILMSAMDNTIVASAMGTIVSELGGLDKIVWVTSAYMVMVMAGTPIFGKLSDMYGRKRFFIFGLIVFLIGSALCGTAASITQLSIYRAIQGIGGGALMPIAFTIVFDIFPPQSRGKLTGLFGAVFGISSVIGPLLGAYITDYVGWNWIFYINLPIGVVSFFLIMSSYKESVSHAKQKIDWGGAFTLVAGIICLMFALELGGNQYAWDSATILGLFAGFAVFLIAFIFIERVAAEPVISFAMFRKRLFATSSLLGLFYGSAFIVATVYIPIFVQGVYGGSATNSGLILMPMMIGTVVGSQSGGLLTTKTSFRNIMMLSAVCFVAGIFSLSTLTPDTSRLLLNVFMALTGFGVGFSFSVLSMSSIHHFDMRQRGSATSTSTFLRSLGMTLGITIFGIIQRNSFTSELGAAFGNSGQASSFGDPRAALTPEARAQIPAPVLEKITHSLSASITHTFMWAIVPAALAVVFVLVMPKDRLLVQPKESQPASGQR; this is translated from the coding sequence ATGCACACAAAAGAAAGCAATCTTAAGCTCGTCGTTGCCGGACTGCTGCTCGGCATTCTGATGTCCGCTATGGATAATACGATTGTTGCCTCGGCGATGGGTACCATTGTCTCTGAACTGGGGGGGCTTGATAAAATCGTCTGGGTAACCTCAGCCTACATGGTCATGGTTATGGCCGGTACGCCGATCTTCGGCAAGCTGTCCGATATGTACGGGCGCAAACGGTTCTTCATCTTCGGACTAATTGTATTCCTGATCGGTTCAGCCCTCTGCGGTACGGCGGCCAGCATCACCCAACTGAGTATTTACCGGGCGATACAAGGGATTGGCGGCGGTGCGCTGATGCCGATTGCCTTCACGATTGTCTTTGATATTTTCCCGCCGCAGTCCAGAGGCAAGCTTACCGGCTTATTCGGTGCAGTCTTCGGTATTTCCAGTGTCATCGGCCCGCTGCTTGGCGCTTATATTACCGACTACGTCGGCTGGAACTGGATCTTCTATATCAACCTGCCGATTGGCGTAGTTTCGTTCTTCCTGATCATGAGCTCCTATAAAGAATCTGTATCCCATGCCAAGCAAAAGATTGACTGGGGCGGTGCCTTCACGCTGGTGGCGGGCATTATCTGCCTGATGTTCGCGCTGGAGCTGGGCGGCAACCAGTATGCCTGGGATTCAGCTACCATTCTCGGACTGTTCGCCGGCTTTGCTGTATTCCTGATCGCCTTCATCTTCATTGAACGGGTTGCGGCTGAACCGGTAATCTCCTTCGCCATGTTCCGCAAACGGCTGTTTGCCACAAGCAGTCTGCTCGGATTGTTCTACGGTTCTGCTTTTATTGTGGCGACTGTATACATTCCAATCTTTGTCCAAGGGGTATACGGCGGTTCCGCTACCAACTCCGGCCTGATTCTGATGCCGATGATGATCGGTACGGTTGTAGGCAGCCAGTCGGGGGGCCTGCTCACTACCAAAACAAGCTTCCGCAATATCATGATGCTGTCGGCTGTCTGCTTCGTTGCCGGGATTTTCTCACTCAGCACCCTGACTCCGGACACCTCCCGCCTGCTGCTGAATGTATTCATGGCATTGACAGGATTCGGAGTCGGCTTCTCCTTCTCCGTGCTCAGCATGTCCTCCATCCATCATTTCGACATGCGCCAGCGGGGGTCGGCAACGTCTACCAGCACCTTCCTGCGCTCCCTCGGCATGACGCTGGGGATTACCATCTTCGGGATTATCCAGCGCAACAGCTTCACCTCGGAGCTTGGTGCAGCCTTCGGCAACAGCGGCCAGGCTTCCTCCTTCGGCGATCCGCGTGCTGCGCTGACTCCTGAAGCCCGGGCACAAATTCCGGCGCCGGTGCTGGAGAAGATTACACATTCGTTATCCGCTTCAATTACGCATACGTTCATGTGGGCAATTGTGCCTGCGGCGCTTGCAGTTGTGTTTGTTCTGGTGATGCCGAAGGACCGCCTGCTCGTTCAGCCGAAGGAATCGCAGCCGGCTTCAGGCCAGCGGTAA
- a CDS encoding PadR family transcriptional regulator has translation MSMKLLILGLLLERDMHPYEITLVMKERTMDQFIKLQMGSLYYAVDKLAEGGHIEAVEIIRSPDRPDKTIYRITDKGRELMEQLILQQIKTSGQLYHPLYMALALSRYIDQEKVERLLEERIRETEHQVNYAYQVYEEHITVVPRSALHLMYGRYEHSLTELKWLKRLHQDVVDRRLSDTGRPIDL, from the coding sequence ATGTCCATGAAGCTGCTGATTCTGGGCTTGCTCCTGGAACGGGATATGCACCCTTATGAAATCACACTAGTCATGAAGGAACGCACAATGGATCAGTTCATCAAGCTGCAGATGGGCTCCCTGTATTATGCTGTGGATAAGCTGGCCGAAGGCGGACATATTGAAGCCGTCGAGATTATCCGCAGCCCTGACCGCCCCGATAAGACAATCTACCGGATCACTGATAAAGGCAGAGAACTCATGGAGCAGCTAATTCTGCAGCAGATCAAGACCAGTGGTCAGCTCTATCATCCGCTCTACATGGCCTTGGCCCTCTCGCGTTATATTGATCAGGAGAAGGTTGAGCGGCTGCTGGAGGAACGGATCCGGGAGACAGAACACCAGGTGAACTACGCTTACCAGGTATATGAGGAGCATATTACGGTGGTCCCCCGCTCAGCGCTGCATCTGATGTACGGCCGATATGAGCACAGTCTGACTGAGCTGAAATGGCTGAAGCGTCTGCATCAGGATGTGGTTGACCGCAGGCTGAGTGATACCGGCAGACCGATTGATTTATAG
- a CDS encoding aldo/keto reductase: protein MLKALPLNKRGIPASRIALGCMGLGGEWDHEPVTAGQIKQGHEALEAALSIGINFFDHADIYTRGKAEKVFGQIFKERPGLRDEVILQSKCGIRLMEPGDITNMFDFSKEHILGSVDGTLSRLGTDYIDILLLHRPDPLMDPEEVAEALHQLKAAGKVRHFGVSNMSAAQIKLLQAYCDEPFIVNQLHMSLAKISWVDAALSVNREQWKDITFPEGTIEYCREENIQLQAWGPLAQGLFSGRPLEGQPESVVNTAARVRALAEEKNTTPEAIVLAWLMTYPAAIQPVIGTVNPLRIKACAGAESIQLTRKEWYELYVSSRGEKLP, encoded by the coding sequence TTGCTGAAAGCGTTACCGCTAAACAAACGCGGCATTCCTGCCAGCCGCATTGCTCTAGGTTGCATGGGACTCGGCGGAGAATGGGACCATGAGCCGGTTACGGCTGGTCAAATTAAACAGGGTCATGAGGCCCTTGAAGCAGCGCTGTCGATCGGAATTAACTTCTTTGATCATGCGGATATTTATACCCGCGGCAAGGCGGAGAAGGTATTCGGGCAGATTTTCAAGGAGCGTCCGGGCCTGCGCGATGAAGTTATTCTGCAGTCGAAATGCGGAATCAGGCTAATGGAGCCCGGGGATATCACCAATATGTTTGATTTCTCGAAGGAGCATATTCTGGGCAGTGTAGACGGAACGCTCTCGCGGCTGGGCACAGATTATATCGATATTCTGCTGCTCCACCGCCCGGACCCGCTTATGGATCCCGAAGAGGTTGCTGAAGCACTGCATCAGCTTAAGGCCGCCGGCAAGGTGCGCCACTTCGGCGTCTCCAACATGAGCGCCGCCCAGATCAAGCTGCTGCAGGCCTACTGTGACGAGCCGTTCATCGTGAATCAGCTGCATATGAGCCTGGCCAAAATCAGTTGGGTCGACGCCGCACTCAGCGTGAACCGTGAACAGTGGAAGGATATCACCTTCCCCGAGGGCACGATAGAATACTGCCGCGAAGAGAACATCCAGCTCCAGGCCTGGGGGCCGCTGGCCCAGGGTCTGTTCAGCGGCCGCCCGCTGGAGGGGCAGCCTGAAAGTGTAGTGAACACCGCAGCCAGAGTCCGTGCGCTCGCTGAGGAGAAGAACACAACCCCCGAAGCGATCGTACTGGCCTGGCTGATGACTTATCCTGCAGCAATTCAGCCGGTCATCGGCACGGTTAATCCGCTGCGCATCAAGGCCTGTGCAGGCGCGGAGAGCATTCAGCTTACGCGCAAGGAATGGTACGAGCTGTATGTCAGCTCGCGCGGGGAGAAGCTCCCTTAG
- a CDS encoding copper ion binding protein, giving the protein MSNVTLNVEGMSCGHCVSAVEKAVSGVGAAAKVDLPAKTVAVEFDENTVSLEAIKAAIEDQGYDVV; this is encoded by the coding sequence ATGTCGAACGTAACATTGAATGTAGAAGGAATGTCTTGTGGTCACTGTGTAAGTGCTGTGGAGAAGGCGGTTAGCGGCGTAGGCGCGGCTGCTAAGGTTGACCTGCCGGCGAAGACAGTAGCGGTTGAATTCGACGAGAACACTGTAAGCCTTGAAGCCATTAAGGCAGCGATTGAAGATCAGGGCTACGACGTAGTTTAA
- a CDS encoding metal-sensitive transcriptional regulator has translation MSAKNEKEHAGHDCAEDCHSSAPGVRKSHHSPEFKSGLNSRLNRIEGQIRGVKGMIERDTYCDDVLNQLAAVQAALNSVGKLLLEGHMKSCIIERIEAGEHEVIDELLVTVNKLMK, from the coding sequence GTGTCTGCAAAGAATGAGAAGGAGCATGCCGGGCATGACTGCGCTGAAGACTGCCATTCCTCCGCTCCCGGTGTACGCAAGAGCCATCATTCCCCGGAGTTTAAGAGCGGACTGAATAGCCGGCTTAACCGGATTGAGGGGCAGATCCGCGGCGTCAAAGGCATGATAGAACGCGATACCTATTGCGATGATGTGCTGAATCAGCTGGCTGCGGTACAAGCTGCACTGAACAGTGTCGGCAAGCTGCTGCTTGAGGGACATATGAAGAGCTGTATTATCGAGCGGATCGAAGCCGGAGAGCATGAGGTTATCGATGAGCTGCTGGTTACGGTTAATAAGCTAATGAAGTGA
- a CDS encoding heavy metal translocating P-type ATPase, with the protein MNKIAEPAGQATLQITGMTCSACAARIEKGLSRMEGVSRANVNLALEQATVGFDPNIAGLPQIEEKIRSLGYDTLKETADFDISGMTCAACSARIEKVLGRMPGIAAVNVNLALETAHVEYSPGNISTAEIIDKVSSIGYKAALKQDRKDITAQRGEEILHKRNKWIISAILSLPLLWAMAGHFSFTSWIWTPDILMNPWFQLVLATPVQFLIGWQFYVSAYKALKNGSANMDVLVVLGTSAAYFYSLYLTIDSLKMSGMNHTVDMYYETSAILITLILVGKWFEALAKGRSSDAIRSLMGLQAKTALVVRDGAELSIPVEEVVPGDIVLVKPGTKVPVDGEVVEGLSSVDESMLTGESIPVEKKPGDAVIGATLNKNGMLRIKARKVGRDTALAQIIRVVEEAQGSKAPIQRIADVISGIFVPIVVGIAALTFVIWYVWGAPGQFADALEKAIAVLVIACPCALGLATPTSIMAGSGRAAEFGILFKGGEHLEAAQEIKVVVVDKTGTVTSGKPVLTDIVTTTGIAAQGKVLAENRLLAVTAAAEKLSEHPLADAIVAGAQGRNIELPPAGQFQAVPGRGVSAVVDGRRVSVGTRRMMEESGLEIEPWAAIMTRLEQEGKTAMLVSVDDAIAGVVAVADTIKETSRAAVARLHEMGIEVVMITGDNQITARAIAEQAGIRTVLAEVLPEGKAAEIRRLQSGGVKVAMVGDGINDAPALATADTGMAIGTGTDVAMEAADITLMRGDLLSIPDAILMSRKTMRNIKQNLFWALAYNTIGIPVAALGFLAPWLAGAAMAFSSVSVVLNALRLQRVKL; encoded by the coding sequence ATGAACAAGATTGCAGAACCGGCAGGGCAGGCAACGCTGCAGATTACCGGGATGACCTGCTCTGCTTGTGCAGCGCGGATTGAGAAGGGACTGTCCCGCATGGAGGGGGTATCCCGGGCCAATGTTAATCTGGCTCTGGAGCAGGCTACGGTGGGGTTTGACCCGAATATCGCCGGCCTGCCGCAGATCGAAGAGAAGATCCGTTCCCTTGGTTACGATACGCTGAAGGAAACGGCAGATTTCGATATTTCGGGTATGACCTGTGCCGCCTGCTCGGCACGGATTGAGAAGGTGCTGGGGCGGATGCCCGGAATAGCGGCTGTTAATGTGAACCTGGCCCTGGAGACGGCCCATGTCGAATACTCCCCGGGCAATATCAGTACAGCCGAGATTATAGATAAGGTAAGCAGCATCGGGTATAAGGCGGCGCTGAAGCAGGACCGGAAGGATATTACCGCCCAGCGCGGGGAGGAGATCCTGCATAAGCGGAATAAATGGATTATCTCCGCAATCCTGTCACTGCCGCTGCTCTGGGCGATGGCCGGGCATTTCTCCTTCACCTCATGGATATGGACACCGGATATCCTGATGAATCCCTGGTTCCAGCTGGTGCTGGCAACGCCAGTACAGTTCCTGATCGGCTGGCAGTTCTACGTCAGTGCTTATAAGGCACTGAAGAACGGCAGCGCGAATATGGATGTGCTGGTGGTGCTGGGTACCTCGGCAGCGTATTTTTACAGCCTGTATCTGACAATAGACTCCCTGAAGATGAGCGGGATGAACCATACGGTAGATATGTATTATGAGACCAGCGCGATTCTGATTACACTGATTCTGGTCGGCAAATGGTTTGAGGCGCTGGCTAAAGGACGCTCATCGGATGCGATCCGCAGCCTGATGGGGCTGCAGGCTAAGACAGCGCTGGTTGTGCGTGACGGTGCTGAGCTGAGCATTCCCGTCGAGGAGGTAGTTCCGGGAGATATCGTACTGGTGAAGCCGGGAACTAAAGTTCCGGTAGACGGTGAGGTAGTAGAGGGATTGTCCTCGGTAGATGAGTCTATGCTGACCGGGGAGAGCATTCCGGTGGAGAAGAAACCGGGAGATGCTGTAATCGGTGCTACGCTGAACAAGAACGGCATGCTGCGGATCAAAGCCCGTAAGGTCGGCCGGGATACCGCGCTGGCGCAGATCATCCGGGTGGTGGAGGAGGCGCAAGGCTCCAAGGCGCCGATCCAGCGGATTGCGGATGTGATCTCCGGGATTTTCGTACCGATTGTAGTGGGCATTGCGGCCTTAACCTTTGTAATCTGGTATGTCTGGGGGGCACCGGGACAGTTCGCTGATGCGCTGGAGAAAGCGATCGCCGTACTGGTTATTGCCTGTCCGTGTGCGCTTGGGCTGGCAACCCCGACTTCGATTATGGCCGGCTCAGGCCGGGCGGCGGAGTTCGGCATTCTGTTCAAGGGCGGCGAGCATCTGGAAGCCGCGCAGGAAATTAAGGTGGTTGTTGTGGATAAAACCGGAACCGTGACAAGCGGCAAGCCGGTATTGACCGATATCGTGACCACTACGGGAATTGCCGCACAGGGGAAGGTGCTCGCCGAGAACCGGCTGCTGGCCGTTACTGCAGCCGCTGAGAAGCTCTCGGAGCATCCGCTCGCAGATGCTATTGTAGCCGGTGCACAGGGCAGGAATATTGAGCTGCCGCCTGCCGGGCAGTTCCAGGCCGTGCCGGGGCGCGGCGTCTCTGCTGTAGTAGACGGCCGCCGGGTCAGCGTAGGCACACGGCGGATGATGGAGGAGAGCGGCCTCGAGATTGAGCCGTGGGCAGCCATCATGACCCGGCTGGAGCAGGAAGGCAAAACAGCGATGCTGGTCTCGGTGGATGACGCGATAGCCGGAGTTGTAGCGGTGGCTGACACCATTAAGGAAACTTCGCGTGCAGCGGTAGCCAGATTACATGAGATGGGTATCGAGGTTGTGATGATCACCGGGGATAATCAGATTACAGCCCGGGCCATTGCTGAACAGGCGGGTATCCGCACGGTGCTGGCCGAGGTGCTGCCGGAGGGCAAGGCTGCCGAAATCCGCAGGCTGCAGAGCGGCGGAGTCAAAGTGGCCATGGTCGGTGACGGCATCAACGACGCGCCTGCGCTGGCCACCGCTGACACCGGCATGGCAATCGGTACGGGTACCGATGTGGCGATGGAAGCGGCGGATATTACCCTGATGCGCGGCGATCTGCTGAGCATCCCTGATGCTATTCTGATGAGCCGCAAGACGATGCGCAACATCAAGCAGAATTTGTTCTGGGCGCTCGCTTACAACACTATTGGGATA
- a CDS encoding diguanylate cyclase yields the protein MYSFLICFAGLGLFIFNITDKAFRFSPADWGWITAMSGSAVLLTVFTFQLPPQGNGLSLDSSVYLACIFIFGPSFALLVLLLSSLVLVFIEWGTTLLWKHLNNFAIYCILISSAAFIFTLSGGRQGPLLGSHLPAYASAMLVYFSLNLLLVGIFYYLMFHENLYTTLKDMLTDAVLAYLCTLVLSLVLTVLLYYNGMTGLALFLGLSILISYSFKRLFSMYRSIEERANRDQRTGLYNHSYFEAALEEEMRRSEASGQALSLAMIDIDDFKKYNDHFGHLKGDGLIVFLADLLTKETASTGIIVSRYGGEEFTLLLPGYDAAQAKVFIEQLRKLLNNSIFEGTEIFPQGCLAFSAGIAGYQPDVHFKSELVDHADQALYYAKKQGKNMVHIYGNQSSLERDIDFSQDVRDIEQQLNLFMYKDLETFKHSKRVFRYAMDISELLQLDNPARRQFTLGALIHDIGKLEIPWGILNKKDKLLPEEWEMVKWHVTWGKEMALTNDKYKELAPYIELHHERYDGKGYPYGFKGEEIPRLCRMLTIIDSFDAMTTERPYQPTKSFNEAIAELRACAGTQFDPELTELFIGYIEARELRPIGAAIS from the coding sequence ATGTACTCCTTTCTCATCTGCTTTGCCGGGCTGGGCTTATTCATATTCAATATCACCGATAAGGCTTTCCGCTTCTCTCCGGCCGATTGGGGCTGGATCACAGCCATGTCAGGATCAGCCGTCCTGCTCACCGTCTTTACCTTCCAGCTGCCGCCGCAGGGCAACGGGCTGTCACTGGATTCCTCCGTATATCTGGCCTGTATTTTTATCTTCGGACCCTCCTTCGCCCTGCTGGTGCTGCTGCTGTCCTCCCTCGTGCTGGTGTTCATCGAATGGGGAACAACGCTGCTTTGGAAGCACCTGAATAACTTTGCGATATACTGCATTCTGATCAGCTCAGCAGCCTTTATCTTCACGTTGTCCGGCGGACGGCAAGGCCCGCTCCTCGGCAGTCATCTGCCGGCCTACGCCAGTGCCATGCTGGTCTACTTCAGCCTGAATCTGCTTCTTGTCGGGATATTCTACTATTTAATGTTCCATGAGAATCTGTACACTACACTCAAAGATATGCTGACCGACGCTGTACTTGCCTATCTGTGCACACTGGTGCTCTCTCTGGTGCTTACCGTCCTGCTCTACTACAACGGGATGACCGGACTGGCGCTCTTCCTCGGGCTAAGCATTCTGATCTCGTATTCCTTCAAGCGGCTGTTCAGCATGTACCGGAGCATTGAGGAACGGGCGAACCGGGACCAGCGGACCGGACTGTACAACCACAGCTACTTCGAGGCAGCCCTGGAGGAGGAAATGCGCAGATCGGAGGCTAGCGGCCAGGCGCTCTCCCTCGCGATGATCGATATCGATGATTTCAAGAAATATAATGATCATTTCGGTCATCTCAAGGGCGACGGCTTGATTGTCTTTCTGGCAGATTTATTGACAAAAGAAACTGCAAGCACCGGAATTATCGTCTCCCGGTACGGCGGGGAGGAATTTACCCTGCTGCTGCCGGGCTATGATGCCGCGCAAGCCAAGGTGTTCATCGAGCAGCTGCGCAAACTGCTTAATAACTCCATCTTTGAAGGCACCGAGATCTTCCCCCAGGGCTGTCTCGCCTTCTCGGCAGGCATCGCCGGATATCAGCCGGATGTTCACTTCAAGTCCGAACTGGTTGATCATGCCGACCAGGCGCTCTATTATGCCAAGAAGCAGGGCAAAAATATGGTGCATATCTACGGCAACCAGTCCTCACTGGAGCGTGACATCGATTTCAGCCAGGATGTGCGCGACATTGAGCAACAGCTGAACCTGTTCATGTATAAGGATCTGGAGACCTTCAAGCATTCGAAACGAGTATTCCGCTATGCTATGGATATCAGCGAGCTGCTTCAGCTGGACAATCCTGCAAGGCGCCAATTCACGCTCGGGGCACTTATCCATGACATCGGCAAGCTGGAGATTCCCTGGGGCATCCTGAATAAGAAGGACAAGCTCCTGCCGGAGGAATGGGAGATGGTCAAATGGCATGTGACCTGGGGCAAGGAAATGGCCCTGACCAATGACAAGTACAAAGAGCTGGCCCCCTATATTGAGCTGCATCATGAGCGTTATGACGGCAAAGGCTACCCGTACGGCTTCAAGGGCGAAGAGATTCCCCGCCTCTGCCGGATGCTGACTATTATTGACTCCTTCGATGCAATGACTACAGAGCGTCCGTATCAGCCGACCAAATCCTTTAACGAAGCTATTGCAGAGCTGCGCGCCTGTGCGGGAACACAGTTTGACCCTGAGCTGACCGAGCTGTTCATCGGATATATTGAAGCCCGTGAGCTGCGTCCCATTGGTGCTGCTATATCATGA